In Vibrio hippocampi, a single genomic region encodes these proteins:
- a CDS encoding NAD(P)H-dependent oxidoreductase, whose translation MNVLVVYWHPEPKSFNGAMFRTAVETLKAAGHSVKTSDLHTMNFDPVSGRHNFTTTNDSEFFKQQLEEMYATDHDGFAPEIEAEIQKLEWCDLLIIQFPLWWFGMPAMLKGWVDRVLAMGRTYGGGRFYENGVYKGKKAMVSITMGGPEEMYLKGGWNGDLDAILRPIHRGIFEFNGFSVLAPQKVFGPARKSEEERVSELESYAQRLQHIFEESAIEIGQY comes from the coding sequence ATGAATGTCCTTGTTGTTTACTGGCATCCAGAGCCAAAAAGTTTTAACGGCGCAATGTTTCGCACTGCGGTAGAAACGCTAAAAGCAGCAGGACATAGCGTTAAAACCTCAGACCTACATACGATGAATTTTGACCCTGTATCTGGCCGCCATAACTTTACCACTACAAATGATTCTGAGTTTTTCAAACAGCAACTGGAGGAAATGTACGCCACTGATCATGATGGCTTTGCCCCCGAAATTGAAGCGGAAATCCAGAAATTGGAATGGTGTGATCTCCTCATCATCCAGTTCCCTCTTTGGTGGTTTGGCATGCCAGCTATGCTCAAAGGCTGGGTAGACCGTGTGCTAGCAATGGGGCGAACTTATGGAGGTGGTCGTTTCTATGAAAATGGTGTCTATAAAGGCAAAAAAGCCATGGTCAGTATCACCATGGGTGGACCGGAAGAAATGTACCTGAAAGGTGGATGGAATGGCGATTTGGATGCCATTTTACGTCCTATTCATCGCGGTATTTTCGAGTTCAACGGTTTTTCAGTATTAGCACCACAAAAAGTGTTTGGTCCGGCGAGAAAATCCGAAGAAGAGCGTGTGTCTGAACTAGAAAGTTACGCCCAACGTTTACAACATATTTTTGAAGAGTCTGCCATTGAGATTGGGCAGTATTGA